The following proteins are co-located in the Dethiobacter alkaliphilus AHT 1 genome:
- a CDS encoding TAXI family TRAP transporter solute-binding subunit, producing MRSKRLSLFLVVLLVLSIFAIGGCGEGNNNEEPADNGDETATVQRLNMGSGWVTGVYYPLAGAMSRIAHEAMDNISLTVESSGASVVNVKLIGSGDLDLAIVQNDVAYYAYNGLFRDDFKENPVTNMKGLFTLYPEPVQLVASVESGISSPADLAGKRIAVGPLGSGAEVNAMQIIEVYGMELDDFAAVERLEAGEAADYLKDGRVDAAFFTVGIGASVIADLAVTSDIVVVDIDDEKAEELMELEDFYARATIPGDVYNNVPEANTIAVVSMVVAHEDLSEELMYEFVKGIFDNVETIHNAHAIAGKLVTLETALDGMPLDLHPGAERFFEEVGMR from the coding sequence ATGAGGAGTAAACGGTTGTCGTTGTTTTTGGTGGTACTGTTAGTGCTCAGTATTTTTGCCATCGGCGGTTGTGGTGAGGGCAACAACAATGAAGAACCGGCAGATAACGGTGACGAAACAGCCACTGTACAGCGCCTCAACATGGGTTCCGGTTGGGTCACCGGAGTTTACTACCCACTGGCTGGAGCCATGTCCCGCATTGCCCATGAAGCAATGGACAACATCTCCCTCACAGTTGAATCGTCGGGAGCATCGGTAGTTAATGTAAAGCTTATTGGCAGCGGTGACCTGGACCTGGCTATTGTACAGAATGATGTTGCTTATTACGCCTACAACGGATTGTTCAGAGATGACTTTAAAGAAAACCCGGTTACCAATATGAAGGGGCTCTTCACACTCTATCCCGAGCCGGTTCAGTTGGTCGCCAGCGTGGAGTCAGGCATTTCTTCCCCGGCAGACCTGGCCGGTAAGCGGATTGCTGTGGGTCCGCTGGGTAGCGGTGCGGAAGTCAATGCCATGCAGATTATTGAAGTGTACGGCATGGAACTTGACGACTTTGCCGCAGTGGAGCGGTTGGAAGCAGGCGAGGCCGCCGATTATCTTAAAGACGGCAGAGTTGATGCTGCATTCTTTACTGTAGGCATCGGCGCTTCTGTAATCGCCGACCTGGCAGTGACCAGCGATATTGTTGTTGTTGATATTGATGATGAAAAAGCTGAAGAACTTATGGAACTGGAAGATTTCTATGCCAGGGCCACTATCCCCGGTGATGTGTACAACAACGTCCCCGAAGCTAATACCATCGCCGTAGTGTCCATGGTAGTGGCACATGAGGACCTGAGTGAAGAGTTAATGTACGAGTTTGTGAAAGGTATCTTTGATAATGTTGAAACAATTCATAATGCCCACGCCATTGCCGGAAAGCTAGTCACCCTGGAGACCGCCCTGGACGGCATGCCGCTGGATCTGCACCCCGGTGCGGAAAGATTCTTCGAAGAAGTTGGCATGCGGTAA
- a CDS encoding DUF1850 domain-containing protein, protein MGTTKISPKIIVIMAAFLALPLAGSLILPHHTSSHLIIADNQGQIHHRIPVAPEETFTLSYRHSVSNSEVSGTFAITSAGTIHPLTTTFSTFGPGLPMAGELAETTIEDGLITVHHQEEPREALRLWVSPLTGETLLIGSRSVDLYQISPEPTLVEISFEKN, encoded by the coding sequence ATGGGGACAACAAAAATATCTCCCAAAATCATAGTTATAATGGCAGCTTTTTTGGCCTTGCCTTTAGCCGGCTCACTTATACTCCCCCACCATACCAGCAGCCACTTAATTATAGCCGACAACCAGGGCCAAATACATCACCGCATTCCAGTGGCACCAGAAGAAACATTTACCCTAAGCTATCGTCATTCCGTCAGCAACAGCGAGGTCTCAGGCACGTTTGCCATCACCTCCGCCGGTACAATCCACCCACTAACCACAACCTTTAGCACATTTGGCCCCGGCCTGCCTATGGCCGGCGAACTGGCAGAAACAACTATAGAAGACGGGTTGATAACTGTCCACCATCAGGAAGAACCCCGGGAGGCTCTTCGCCTCTGGGTGTCTCCCCTTACCGGAGAAACGCTCTTAATCGGCAGCCGGTCGGTTGATTTATACCAAATCTCCCCGGAACCAACGCTAGTGGAAATCAGTTTTGAAAAAAATTAA
- a CDS encoding putative mercuric transport protein → MRDKLASLGSIFASFFATACULGPLFLVPLGLGGMSGLFAGALGRYRNLFVILAVIMLGLAHYLVDKKEHPHIVEKVILWIATVMTLVILAYPFIQTNFLTY, encoded by the coding sequence ATGAGAGATAAACTGGCATCACTTGGTTCTATATTTGCTTCTTTTTTTGCAACGGCGTGTTGACTGGGTCCCTTGTTTTTGGTGCCGCTGGGTCTCGGTGGCATGAGTGGTTTATTTGCAGGAGCGCTTGGCAGATATAGAAATCTGTTTGTTATTTTGGCCGTGATCATGCTGGGCTTGGCTCATTATCTGGTGGATAAAAAAGAACATCCGCACATTGTGGAGAAAGTTATTCTCTGGATTGCCACGGTGATGACGTTGGTGATTTTGGCCTACCCCTTTATTCAGACCAATTTTCTAACTTATTAA
- a CDS encoding GGDEF domain-containing protein: protein MKISLTTAYQSDRALEIIFSSLRWFFLILSAVVFFSQYVANPDPLRLNLFIMLVVFGCLYMGVSDYYLRKWPEGSKNYALVTKGAPFFDFLAFSALVPLTGGIESPLFPLAYLIILHVAVYWKLTGGIIAATLLTLTYTITFLMQVSDVYTFSNLITYFSQVSFLLLMGCLGGIIVSRERQSHSEKNLLEQAANRDYLTNLLNHRSFQEHLRGDLENNSAFYLALADIDNFKLVNDKYGHVTGDKVLRELGSIINSTVSVKQGKAFRYGGEEFAIIIYNKEQDEVDKLLVEIKLSVANHIFYCEGEAFSVTMSFGSCKQNGEEPDKLVEKVDKLLYEAKDRGRNRIVYSCVN, encoded by the coding sequence ATGAAAATTTCATTAACAACTGCTTACCAGTCAGACCGCGCACTGGAAATTATCTTTTCTTCTTTGCGCTGGTTTTTTTTGATATTGTCAGCAGTTGTCTTCTTCTCTCAATATGTTGCAAACCCTGACCCTTTGAGACTTAATCTATTTATAATGTTAGTAGTTTTCGGTTGTTTATATATGGGAGTTTCAGATTATTATTTACGTAAGTGGCCCGAAGGGTCGAAAAATTATGCGTTAGTAACTAAAGGAGCCCCATTCTTTGACTTTCTTGCCTTCTCTGCACTTGTTCCATTAACCGGGGGAATTGAGAGCCCGCTTTTTCCGTTGGCCTATTTAATTATCCTACATGTTGCTGTCTATTGGAAATTGACAGGTGGGATAATAGCGGCTACTCTACTTACTTTAACATATACTATTACTTTTTTGATGCAAGTATCAGATGTTTACACTTTTAGTAATTTAATTACTTATTTTAGCCAAGTTTCATTTTTGCTACTAATGGGGTGCTTAGGGGGAATTATTGTTTCAAGGGAAAGACAGTCTCATTCAGAAAAAAACTTGTTAGAGCAAGCTGCAAATCGTGATTACCTTACGAATTTATTAAATCATCGTTCATTTCAGGAACATTTGCGAGGAGATTTAGAAAATAATTCTGCTTTTTACCTTGCTCTTGCTGACATTGATAATTTTAAGTTAGTAAATGATAAATATGGACATGTAACAGGAGATAAAGTACTACGTGAGCTTGGGTCAATTATTAATTCTACTGTTTCCGTTAAACAGGGGAAAGCCTTTCGATATGGAGGAGAAGAGTTTGCAATAATTATTTATAATAAAGAACAGGATGAAGTGGACAAGCTCTTAGTTGAAATAAAACTATCAGTTGCCAACCATATATTTTACTGTGAGGGGGAAGCCTTTTCTGTAACGATGAGTTTTGGAAGTTGTAAACAAAACGGCGAAGAACCAGACAAGCTAGTTGAAAAAGTTG
- the carB gene encoding carbamoyl-phosphate synthase large subunit translates to MPKRQDIHKLMIIGSGPIVIGQAAEFDYSGTQACKALRKLGYEIVLVNSNPATIMTDPGMADATYIEPLNVKRLTEIIEKERPDALLPNLGGQSALNLSIELNKQGILEKYGVKVIGVQLDAIERGEDRIAFKESMNKLGIEMARSEPAYSVEEAVEIAKELGFPVVVRPAYTMGGAGGGLVYNVEELESIAARGISASMVGQVLIEESVLGWEELELEVVRDSKGQMITVCFIENVDPVGVHTGDSFCTAPMLTISEEVQQRLQKHSYDIVEAVGVIGGTNVQFAHDPKTGRIVVIEINPRTSRSSALASKATGFPIALISAMLAAGMTLDEIPYWREGTLEKYTPSGDYVVVKFPRWAFEKFKGAEDKLGTQMRAVGEVMSIGKNYKEAMQKAIRSLEIGRYGLGFAKNFNELSLDELLAQLAESSSERQFLMYEALRKGATVEQLYRLTHIKAWFIEQMRELVLLEEEILQYSEGSLPDDLLIKAKKDGFADRYLAMLLNVSEKEIRKRRIALGVAEAWDAVPVSGVEDAAYYYSTYNAEDQTASSSKEKVMILGGGPNRIGQGVEFDYCCVHAAFALRDMGYETIIVNCNPETVSTDYDTSDKLYFEPLTVEDVLSIYEKEKPLGVIVQFGGQTPLNIAGELAEEGVRILGTSLDAIDLAEDRDRFRAVMEKLNIPMPEAGMASNLSEALEIAGKIGYPLMVRPSYVLGGRGMEVVHDEDMLRQYIQAAVDITPQRPILLDKFLANAIEAEADAISNGKEVFVPAVMEHIEYAGIHSGDSACVIPPISIGEGHLETINEYTKKIAQELQVVGLMNMQYAISNGNVYVLEANPRASRTVPIVSKVCNISMARLATEIMMGKSVIANLKAAKIPHFGVKEAVFPFNMFQEVDPLLGPEMRSTGEVLGIADSFGLAYFKAQEATQGLLPSAGTVLISVREQDRPAVLDVAREYVNLGFSILATEGTNNFLNQNGIESKFIKKLYEGRPNILDSVTNKEIDLIINTPIGRVSEKDDSYIRKAAIKHRIPYLTTLTAALASARGIEAFKKAQAGKIKHLQDYHAEIK, encoded by the coding sequence ATGCCAAAACGCCAGGATATTCACAAACTTATGATTATTGGTTCGGGACCCATTGTTATTGGACAGGCCGCCGAGTTTGATTATTCAGGTACTCAGGCCTGTAAAGCACTGCGCAAACTTGGTTATGAAATTGTGCTGGTAAACTCCAATCCGGCCACCATTATGACTGATCCGGGGATGGCCGATGCTACATATATTGAGCCGCTAAATGTTAAGCGGTTAACGGAGATCATTGAAAAGGAAAGGCCGGATGCCCTGCTGCCTAACCTGGGTGGGCAGTCGGCGCTTAATCTGAGCATAGAGTTAAATAAGCAGGGGATTCTGGAAAAGTACGGTGTTAAGGTAATTGGTGTGCAGCTGGACGCCATTGAACGAGGAGAAGACCGTATTGCTTTTAAAGAAAGTATGAATAAGCTGGGTATTGAAATGGCCAGAAGCGAGCCGGCCTACTCTGTGGAGGAAGCTGTGGAAATTGCCAAAGAGCTGGGCTTCCCTGTTGTGGTTCGCCCCGCTTATACTATGGGCGGCGCAGGCGGTGGCCTGGTTTATAATGTGGAAGAGTTGGAAAGCATCGCAGCCAGGGGAATTTCCGCCAGTATGGTGGGACAGGTGTTAATCGAAGAATCTGTTCTGGGCTGGGAAGAGCTGGAGTTGGAAGTTGTCCGTGATTCCAAAGGCCAGATGATTACCGTATGTTTTATTGAGAATGTGGATCCGGTGGGGGTACATACCGGGGATTCTTTTTGCACCGCTCCCATGTTAACAATCAGCGAAGAAGTTCAGCAGCGCTTACAGAAACATTCGTATGATATTGTGGAAGCTGTGGGTGTAATTGGCGGCACCAATGTGCAGTTTGCCCATGATCCTAAAACGGGCCGGATTGTTGTAATTGAAATTAATCCCCGTACTTCCCGGTCCTCTGCATTGGCCTCTAAAGCCACCGGTTTTCCCATTGCTTTGATTTCTGCCATGCTGGCTGCAGGAATGACGCTGGATGAAATACCTTACTGGCGTGAAGGAACGCTGGAGAAATATACTCCTTCCGGTGATTATGTGGTGGTGAAATTTCCTCGCTGGGCCTTTGAGAAATTTAAAGGAGCCGAGGATAAGCTGGGGACCCAGATGAGGGCCGTTGGCGAAGTGATGAGCATTGGTAAGAACTATAAGGAAGCAATGCAAAAAGCTATTCGTTCCCTGGAAATCGGCCGCTATGGTTTGGGTTTTGCTAAAAACTTCAATGAGCTTTCCCTGGATGAGCTTTTGGCTCAGCTTGCAGAGTCATCCAGCGAACGGCAATTCTTAATGTATGAAGCCCTGCGAAAGGGCGCGACTGTGGAGCAGTTGTATCGGTTAACCCATATTAAGGCCTGGTTTATTGAGCAGATGCGGGAACTGGTGCTTTTGGAAGAAGAGATTTTACAATACAGTGAAGGCAGTTTACCGGATGACCTGTTAATTAAGGCCAAGAAGGACGGTTTTGCTGATCGATACCTGGCAATGCTTCTGAATGTGTCGGAGAAAGAGATCAGAAAACGCCGTATTGCCCTGGGAGTTGCGGAAGCCTGGGATGCGGTGCCTGTAAGTGGTGTGGAGGATGCCGCCTATTACTACTCCACCTATAATGCAGAAGACCAGACCGCATCCAGTAGTAAAGAAAAAGTAATGATTTTAGGCGGCGGACCTAACCGAATCGGGCAGGGCGTAGAGTTTGACTATTGTTGCGTACATGCCGCATTTGCTCTGCGTGACATGGGTTATGAAACAATTATTGTCAACTGTAATCCCGAAACAGTATCCACTGATTATGATACTTCGGACAAATTATATTTTGAGCCCCTTACAGTGGAAGATGTGCTTAGTATCTATGAGAAAGAAAAACCGCTGGGTGTTATTGTCCAGTTTGGTGGGCAGACCCCGCTTAATATTGCCGGTGAACTGGCGGAGGAAGGAGTGCGGATTCTGGGTACCTCCCTTGACGCCATTGACTTGGCGGAAGACCGCGACCGTTTCCGGGCTGTAATGGAGAAACTAAACATCCCCATGCCGGAGGCAGGTATGGCCAGCAACCTCAGCGAGGCTTTGGAAATTGCCGGCAAAATTGGCTATCCACTGATGGTAAGGCCCTCATATGTCCTGGGCGGCCGTGGTATGGAGGTTGTTCACGATGAAGACATGCTTCGTCAGTATATTCAGGCTGCGGTGGACATTACTCCCCAGCGCCCCATTTTGCTTGATAAGTTCCTGGCCAACGCCATAGAAGCAGAAGCAGACGCCATCTCCAACGGCAAAGAGGTTTTTGTCCCGGCGGTTATGGAACATATTGAGTATGCTGGGATTCATTCGGGAGACTCGGCCTGTGTGATTCCTCCCATAAGTATAGGGGAGGGCCATTTGGAAACTATTAATGAATACACCAAAAAAATTGCTCAGGAACTTCAGGTCGTGGGATTGATGAATATGCAATATGCTATCTCCAATGGCAATGTTTATGTCCTGGAGGCCAATCCCCGTGCTTCCCGTACTGTTCCCATTGTCTCTAAAGTATGCAATATCTCTATGGCGCGGCTTGCCACCGAAATCATGATGGGCAAATCGGTGATAGCCAACCTTAAAGCGGCGAAAATCCCTCATTTTGGTGTAAAGGAAGCGGTATTCCCCTTTAATATGTTCCAGGAGGTAGACCCGCTTTTGGGGCCGGAAATGCGGTCCACCGGAGAGGTGTTGGGTATTGCCGATTCTTTCGGGCTGGCGTACTTTAAGGCTCAGGAAGCCACTCAGGGATTATTGCCTTCTGCGGGAACAGTTTTAATCAGTGTCAGGGAACAAGACAGGCCTGCAGTGCTTGATGTAGCCCGTGAATATGTAAACCTTGGTTTTAGCATCCTGGCCACTGAGGGGACAAATAATTTCCTCAACCAAAATGGGATAGAATCCAAGTTTATCAAAAAGCTCTATGAAGGAAGGCCCAATATTCTCGACAGCGTTACAAATAAGGAGATCGATTTAATTATTAACACTCCCATCGGCCGGGTGAGTGAAAAGGACGATTCTTATATCCGCAAAGCAGCGATTAAACACAGAATACCTTATCTTACAACTTTGACTGCAGCTCTGGCCAGTGCCAGGGGTATCGAGGCCTTTAAGAAAGCCCAGGCCGGCAAAATAAAGCACTTGCAAGATTATCATGCAGAAATCAAATAG
- a CDS encoding TRAP transporter permease: protein MNIDEIIKTSRDIDLHEISDEGKIRNPGGILALVIFIIGLIWSLFHFYTAGFGLLTATLQRSAHLSIGLALCFLYFPFNRKKEVAYHKIPWHDILLALTGFMTIIYTFVFYNDLVWRVGMPNQIDLLVGGLAIILVLLAAHRAFGPALPIVTIVFLFYPFVGQYLPEIIGHGGYRMVRVINDLYLTNTGIFGIPIGVSSTFVFTFVLFGCFFQASGAAQYIVQLSFAAMGRFKGGPAKAAVVASGFMGSIAGSSVANTVVTGSITIPMMKKTGFSSEVAGGVETAASTDGQFLPPIMGAAAFVMAEFTGIPYWQICIAAALPAIISYAALLCIVHLQAAKTGMQAMPKAQIPPLLTTFIKGIFYWFPICILVYYLIIRRFTPNTAGFYAILAVIGMMIVMRAIKLGQDSKKEEISFAANLVTHLKGLGHDILQALDSTARSMAGIAVACACAGIIVGVVTLTGLGMSITQVIATAAGDNLFILLIMAAAISIILGLGLPTTAKYVIMATLVAPAILMVEPTLPVVGVHLFILYYAILADDTPPVGVAAYAAAAIARSDPIRTGLLGFKFDLGAFLLPFMFIYNPEFLLIDTTWQKALMVASTSLFGIYCFSAVIQRWLFTQLKIWEQVILLAIAFSMIWPTWITDIVGASVFIFIYLHQRAVKKREDETQNLSAGA, encoded by the coding sequence GTGAACATTGATGAGATTATTAAAACCAGCCGCGACATTGATCTGCACGAGATCAGTGACGAGGGAAAAATCCGTAACCCTGGAGGGATTTTGGCCCTGGTGATTTTTATCATTGGGCTAATTTGGTCTCTATTTCATTTCTACACCGCCGGCTTCGGTTTATTAACCGCAACTTTGCAGCGCTCCGCTCATCTGTCCATAGGCTTGGCTCTCTGTTTTCTGTATTTTCCTTTCAACCGCAAAAAGGAAGTTGCTTATCATAAAATTCCCTGGCATGACATTCTCCTGGCGCTGACCGGGTTTATGACCATAATTTATACCTTTGTTTTCTACAACGATTTGGTATGGCGTGTAGGCATGCCCAACCAAATTGATCTGTTGGTTGGTGGGCTGGCCATCATTTTGGTACTGCTGGCGGCACACCGGGCCTTTGGCCCGGCGTTGCCTATCGTCACCATCGTTTTTTTGTTCTATCCCTTTGTTGGCCAATACTTACCGGAAATCATCGGTCACGGTGGATACCGAATGGTGCGGGTAATTAACGATCTTTATCTGACCAACACCGGCATCTTTGGCATCCCCATCGGCGTTTCATCCACCTTTGTTTTCACCTTTGTTCTCTTTGGCTGTTTCTTTCAGGCCTCAGGAGCAGCACAATATATAGTCCAGCTGTCCTTTGCCGCCATGGGACGCTTCAAAGGCGGGCCGGCCAAAGCAGCGGTGGTAGCCAGTGGCTTTATGGGCAGCATTGCCGGCAGTTCTGTAGCCAATACCGTGGTTACCGGATCCATCACCATTCCCATGATGAAAAAAACCGGCTTTTCTTCAGAAGTGGCCGGAGGCGTAGAGACGGCCGCCTCCACCGACGGGCAGTTTCTCCCTCCTATCATGGGAGCAGCAGCTTTTGTTATGGCGGAGTTTACCGGAATTCCTTATTGGCAAATATGTATCGCTGCGGCCTTACCGGCAATAATCAGTTACGCAGCGCTGCTTTGCATTGTTCACCTGCAGGCTGCAAAAACCGGCATGCAAGCCATGCCCAAAGCTCAGATTCCTCCGCTTCTGACCACATTTATCAAAGGAATATTCTATTGGTTTCCCATTTGTATACTGGTGTACTACCTGATTATCAGAAGGTTCACTCCCAACACTGCAGGGTTTTATGCCATTCTGGCAGTGATTGGCATGATGATAGTTATGCGAGCCATCAAACTAGGCCAGGATAGCAAAAAAGAAGAAATCTCCTTTGCCGCAAACCTGGTTACCCATTTAAAGGGCTTGGGGCACGATATCCTTCAGGCTTTGGACAGCACCGCCCGCAGCATGGCGGGAATCGCCGTGGCCTGTGCCTGTGCCGGGATTATTGTGGGCGTTGTTACCCTGACAGGCCTGGGAATGAGTATCACCCAGGTAATTGCCACAGCTGCCGGCGACAACCTCTTCATATTGTTGATTATGGCAGCAGCCATATCCATTATTCTGGGCCTGGGTCTGCCAACCACTGCCAAGTATGTAATAATGGCCACCCTGGTTGCTCCGGCCATTTTAATGGTGGAGCCCACTTTACCGGTGGTAGGCGTTCATCTCTTTATTCTCTACTACGCCATCCTGGCCGATGATACTCCTCCTGTGGGGGTGGCAGCCTATGCAGCGGCAGCCATAGCCCGTTCCGATCCAATAAGAACCGGGTTATTGGGCTTCAAATTCGACCTGGGAGCATTTTTGCTTCCCTTCATGTTTATTTACAACCCTGAATTTCTTCTCATCGATACCACCTGGCAAAAGGCGTTAATGGTGGCCTCAACCTCCCTGTTTGGCATTTACTGCTTCTCCGCAGTAATTCAGCGCTGGCTCTTTACCCAGTTAAAAATCTGGGAACAGGTCATCCTTCTGGCAATTGCCTTCTCGATGATCTGGCCAACCTGGATTACAGACATTGTGGGCGCCAGTGTCTTTATCTTTATTTATCTGCACCAGCGCGCCGTTAAAAAAAGGGAAGATGAAACCCAAAACCTTTCAGCCGGAGCCTGA